DNA from Ardenticatenales bacterium:
GGCGATGCGAGCCTATCGCGCCTCCGATAGCGGTCCGTTACATCAAAGAGCCTACGGCGCGCGCCGTAGGCTCTTCCGCACGTAAGGAGGTTTCAGATGAGGCGGTTAGCCGCAGCCGCCGCTGGTGGGGGCGCGTTTTTGCTCCAACTGCACTTTGGGTACATATTCCAGCGTAAACTTCTTGGGATTAGGGGCGGCGGCAGGATAGCGATCTCCCAGGGCGGCGGCGAAGGTGTAGTGCAATCGATCATCCCCATTGCCGGAGGTGGCGTACGCCGCCTGGAAATCAGCGTCGGCAAAGGTTGCCAACCAGTTGTTGACGCCCCCTTCCAAGATGTAAACGTTGGGTACGCTCTCCGCGATGAGGATTCTCCACGCTTCCGTGGCCGCGGTCTCATCATTGCTCATGACCACGAAAACGGCGTTGGCCGGTTCAAAGTGATAAGCGGGAATCTGGTTGACGATCTCCGTTAACGGAATGTGTACGGCGTCGCGGATGTGGAACTTGTTGTAGTCTGCTTCCGGGCGCACATCCAGCATGATGGTTTTGATGGCGGTGTCATGCAGCAGATCCAGCAGTTCGCCTGGATGGATTTGCACGGCGCGGTCGGCCAGCACGGCTTCTTTTTCCGGCGCGATTTTGGCCCAGCGATCCGCCGTGGTGGGTTGCCCCATGAAGATGAGACCCACGCCGGCCAGGGCCACGGCCCCCGCCGCGCCATAGCGCCATTTGGGCGACTTGCTCTGGTCTACGCCGCCAAAATACTGCTCCAGTTTTTCGCCGCCCCAGAACATGAACAGCGCCATGAGGATGACGAGGAGGGCAACGACGCCCACGGGCAGCCCCAGCCAATCTTGCAGCGTAAAGCGGCCCAGGTAAGAGGAGTGCCAGAACTGGTCGAAACTGCCGACGGTTTCACCAAAGAGGAAGATGCCAAAGAGCGTGCCCAGGGCGAAGAAGATGCCGTCTACCTTGAGGGTGGCGGCGGCGACGAGGGAAGTGCCGGGACAAAAGCCGCCGATGATGAAGCCGAAGCCCATGATCAGGCCACCCACGATGCCCGGCCAGAGGTAGGTGGGGTTGACCCAGACGAGGTTATAGTCGAGCAGGCCGATGGCGGCGCTGAGGAAGATGAAGACCATGGCCACGATGATGGCCGTGAACATGACCTTCAGCACGGTCATTTCTTTGAAGTAGAACTGCGCGGCCAGCTTTTTGGAGTTGCCGAAGCCGGCTATTTCCAGCACGAAGCCGAAAGCGAAGCCGATAAGA
Protein-coding regions in this window:
- a CDS encoding YeeE/YedE family protein codes for the protein MAPFPLPLAGLLGKWGAYVVYLLIGFAFGFVLEIAGFGNSKKLAAQFYFKEMTVLKVMFTAIIVAMVFIFLSAAIGLLDYNLVWVNPTYLWPGIVGGLIMGFGFIIGGFCPGTSLVAAATLKVDGIFFALGTLFGIFLFGETVGSFDQFWHSSYLGRFTLQDWLGLPVGVVALLVILMALFMFWGGEKLEQYFGGVDQSKSPKWRYGAAGAVALAGVGLIFMGQPTTADRWAKIAPEKEAVLADRAVQIHPGELLDLLHDTAIKTIMLDVRPEADYNKFHIRDAVHIPLTEIVNQIPAYHFEPANAVFVVMSNDETAATEAWRILIAESVPNVYILEGGVNNWLATFADADFQAAYATSGNGDDRLHYTFAAALGDRYPAAAPNPKKFTLEYVPKVQLEQKRAPTSGGCG